One stretch of Oncorhynchus clarkii lewisi isolate Uvic-CL-2024 chromosome 1, UVic_Ocla_1.0, whole genome shotgun sequence DNA includes these proteins:
- the LOC139394635 gene encoding nuclear pore complex protein Nup93-like isoform X1: protein MEAEGFGELLQQAEQLAAETEAVSELPHVERNLQEIQQAGERLRSRTLTRTSQDAADVKASILLGSRGLDIFHISQRLESLSAATTFEPLEPVKDTDIQGFLKNERDNALLSAIEESRRRTFLLAEEYHRESMLVQWEQVKQRVLHTLLGAGEDALDFSQDVEPSFVSDAGTPGRSALDSVEVAYGRQIYIFNEKIVNGHVQPNLGDLCASVVDSLDDKNVSDMWLMVKQMTDVLLVPAKDTLKSRTSVDMQMAFVTQALQFLENSYKNYTMVTVFGNLLQAQLGGVPGTYQLVCSFLNIKLPGPLPGMQDGEVEGHPVWALIYYCLRCGDLGAAMQVVNRAQHQLGDFKTWFQEYMNSPDRRLAPATENKLRLHYRRVLRNSADPYKRAVYCLIGKCDIADNHGEVADKTEDYLWLKLNQVCFDDDGSSAPQDRLTLAQLQKQLLEDYGESHFSAIQQPFLYFQVLFLTAQFEAAVAFLFRVERLRSHAVHVALVLYELGLLLKSSGQSAQLLSQEAGDPPMVQRLNFIRLLMLYTRKFESTDPREALQYFYFLRNEKNSQGENMFMCCVSELVIESREFDMLLGRLEKDGSRKPGVIDKFAGDTRAIITKVALEAENKGLFEEAVKLYELTKNPDRVLELMNRLLSPVIAQVGSTQSNKERLKNTAVAIAERYRTQGVAGEKSVDSTFYLLLDLMTFFDEYHVGHIDQAYDVMERLKLVPLSQDSVEERVAAFRNFSDEVRHNLSEVLLATMNILFMQYKRLKGATAGAPGRPQRSMEDRDSQLRSQARALITFAGIIPYRMAGDTNARLVQMEVLMN, encoded by the exons ATGGAAGCGGAGGGCTTTGGAGAGCTCCTGCAGCAGGCGGAGCAGCTTGCAGCGGAAACTGAGGCTGTGTCTGAGCTTCCCCATGTTGAGAGGAACCTTCAGGAGATCCAGCAGGCTGGAGAGAGGCTACGTTCCCGCACCTTAACCCGAACGTCGCAAGACGCTGCTGACGTAAAAGC cTCTATCCTCCTGGGTTCCAGAGGCCTGGACATATTCCACATCTCCCAGCGTCTGGAGAGCTTGAGTGCTGCCACCACCTTTGAACCTTTGGAGCCAGTGAAAGACACTGACATCCAG GGCTTTCTGAAGAATGAGAGGGACAATGCGCTGCTCTCTGCAATCGAGGAGTCACGTCGCAGG ACGTTCCTCCTGGCAGAGGAGTACCACCGTGAGTCCATGCTGGTTCAGTGGGAGCAGGTGAAGCAGAGAGTACTGCACACCTTGCTGGGAGCAGGGGAAGATGCTCTGGACTTCAGCCAAGACGTAGAG CCCAGCTTTGTGAGTGACGCAGGGACTCCTGGGCGGAGTGCTCTTGACAGCGTGGAGGTAGCCTATGGACGACAG ATCTACATCTTCAATGAGAAGATAGTGAACGGGCACGTCCAGCCCAACCTGGGAGACCTCTGTGCCTCAGTGGTAGACAGCCTGGATGACAAG AACGTGTCAGATATGTGGCTGATGGTGAAGCAGATGACAGACGTGCTGCTGGTCCCAGCCAAAGACACGCTGAAGAGCCGCACGTCTGTGGACATGCAGATGGCTTTCGTCACGCAGGCCCTGCAGTTCCTGGAGAACAG CTACAAGAACTACACCATGGTAACGGTGTTTGGGAACCTGCTCCAGGCCCAGCTGGGCGGAGTCCCTGGCACCTATCAGCTGGTGTGCAGCTTCCTCAACATCAAGCTACCAGGGCCTCTGCCAGGCATGCAG GATGGTGAGGTGGAGGGTCACCCAGTCTGGGCTCTGATCTACTACTGCCTGCGCTGTGGGGACCTGGGGGCTGCCATGCAGGTGGTGAACCGGGCTCAGCACCAGCTGGGAGACTTCAAGACCTGGTTCCAGGAATATATGAACAGCCCTGACAGACG CTTGGCCCCTGCCACAGAGAACAAGCTGCGTCTCCACTACCGCAGAGTGCTGAGGAACAGCGCTGACCCCTACAAGAGGGCCGTCTACTGCCTCATTGGGAAGTGTGACATCGCAGACAACCATGGAGAGGTGGCCGACAAAACCGAGGACTACCTGTGGCTCAAG CTCAACCAGGTGTGCTTCGATGACGACGGCAGCAGTGCTCCTCAGGACAGACTGACACTGGCCCAGCTACAGAAACAGCTTCTAGAGGACTACG GAGAGTCCCACTTCTCAGCCATCCAGCAGCCGTTCCTGTACTTCCAGGTGCTGTTCCTCACGGCCCAGTTTGAGGCTGCTGTGGCCTTCCTGTTCCGGGTGGAGCGTCTACGCAGTCATGCTGTTCACGTGGCTCTGGTTCTCTACGAGCTAGGGCTGCTGCTCAAGTCATCTGGACAGAGTGCACAACTGT TGAGTCAGGAGGCTGGGGACCCCCCTATGGTCCAACGGCTCAACTTCATCCGTCTCCTCATGCTCTACACACGCAAGTTTGAGTCCACAGACCCCCGGGAAGCGCTACAGTACTTCTACTTCCTACG gaatgaaaaaaacagCCAAGGAGAAAACATGTTTATGTGCTGTGTTAGCGAGCTGGTGATTGAGAGTCGAGAGTTTGACATGCTTCTGGGAAGACTGGAAAAAGATGGCAGCAGGAAG CCTGGAGTGATTGATAAATTTGCCGGAGACACGCGAGCAATTATCACAAAAGTGGCGCTGGAGGCAGAGAACAAGGGCCTGTTTGAGGAAGCAGTCAAACTGTATGAGCTGACCAAG AATCCAGACAGGGTCCTGGAGCTGATGAACAGGCTGCTGAGTCCTGTTATTGCCCAAGTGGGCTCCACCCAGTCCAATAAGGAGAGACTGAAGAACACTGCTGTTGCCATCGCTGAGCG GTACCGGACCCAGGGTGTTGCTGGAGAGAAGTCTGTGGACAGCACCTTCTACCTGCTGCTGGACCTCATGACCTTCTTTGATGAGTACCATGTTGGTCACATAGACCAAGCCTACGAT GTTATGGAGAGACTGAAGCTGGTCCCTCTGAGTCAGGACAGTGTGGAGGAGAGGGTCGCTGCATTCCGTAATTTCAGTGATGAG GTCAGGCATAATTTGTCGGAGGTTCTCCTGGCCACCATGAACATCCTGTTCATGCAGTACAAACGTCTGAAGGGCGCCACAGCAGGAGCCCCTGGTCGACCACAGAGATCCATGGAGGACAGAGACTCG CAACTGCGCAGCCAGGCTCGAGCACTGATCACGTTTGCTGGGATTATCCCATACCGAATGGCAGGCGACACCAATGCCCGGCTGGTGCAGATGGAGGTCCTAATGAACTGA
- the LOC139394635 gene encoding nuclear pore complex protein Nup93-like isoform X2 has translation MGFLKNERDNALLSAIEESRRRTFLLAEEYHRESMLVQWEQVKQRVLHTLLGAGEDALDFSQDVEPSFVSDAGTPGRSALDSVEVAYGRQIYIFNEKIVNGHVQPNLGDLCASVVDSLDDKNVSDMWLMVKQMTDVLLVPAKDTLKSRTSVDMQMAFVTQALQFLENSYKNYTMVTVFGNLLQAQLGGVPGTYQLVCSFLNIKLPGPLPGMQDGEVEGHPVWALIYYCLRCGDLGAAMQVVNRAQHQLGDFKTWFQEYMNSPDRRLAPATENKLRLHYRRVLRNSADPYKRAVYCLIGKCDIADNHGEVADKTEDYLWLKLNQVCFDDDGSSAPQDRLTLAQLQKQLLEDYGESHFSAIQQPFLYFQVLFLTAQFEAAVAFLFRVERLRSHAVHVALVLYELGLLLKSSGQSAQLLSQEAGDPPMVQRLNFIRLLMLYTRKFESTDPREALQYFYFLRNEKNSQGENMFMCCVSELVIESREFDMLLGRLEKDGSRKPGVIDKFAGDTRAIITKVALEAENKGLFEEAVKLYELTKNPDRVLELMNRLLSPVIAQVGSTQSNKERLKNTAVAIAERYRTQGVAGEKSVDSTFYLLLDLMTFFDEYHVGHIDQAYDVMERLKLVPLSQDSVEERVAAFRNFSDEVRHNLSEVLLATMNILFMQYKRLKGATAGAPGRPQRSMEDRDSQLRSQARALITFAGIIPYRMAGDTNARLVQMEVLMN, from the exons ATG GGCTTTCTGAAGAATGAGAGGGACAATGCGCTGCTCTCTGCAATCGAGGAGTCACGTCGCAGG ACGTTCCTCCTGGCAGAGGAGTACCACCGTGAGTCCATGCTGGTTCAGTGGGAGCAGGTGAAGCAGAGAGTACTGCACACCTTGCTGGGAGCAGGGGAAGATGCTCTGGACTTCAGCCAAGACGTAGAG CCCAGCTTTGTGAGTGACGCAGGGACTCCTGGGCGGAGTGCTCTTGACAGCGTGGAGGTAGCCTATGGACGACAG ATCTACATCTTCAATGAGAAGATAGTGAACGGGCACGTCCAGCCCAACCTGGGAGACCTCTGTGCCTCAGTGGTAGACAGCCTGGATGACAAG AACGTGTCAGATATGTGGCTGATGGTGAAGCAGATGACAGACGTGCTGCTGGTCCCAGCCAAAGACACGCTGAAGAGCCGCACGTCTGTGGACATGCAGATGGCTTTCGTCACGCAGGCCCTGCAGTTCCTGGAGAACAG CTACAAGAACTACACCATGGTAACGGTGTTTGGGAACCTGCTCCAGGCCCAGCTGGGCGGAGTCCCTGGCACCTATCAGCTGGTGTGCAGCTTCCTCAACATCAAGCTACCAGGGCCTCTGCCAGGCATGCAG GATGGTGAGGTGGAGGGTCACCCAGTCTGGGCTCTGATCTACTACTGCCTGCGCTGTGGGGACCTGGGGGCTGCCATGCAGGTGGTGAACCGGGCTCAGCACCAGCTGGGAGACTTCAAGACCTGGTTCCAGGAATATATGAACAGCCCTGACAGACG CTTGGCCCCTGCCACAGAGAACAAGCTGCGTCTCCACTACCGCAGAGTGCTGAGGAACAGCGCTGACCCCTACAAGAGGGCCGTCTACTGCCTCATTGGGAAGTGTGACATCGCAGACAACCATGGAGAGGTGGCCGACAAAACCGAGGACTACCTGTGGCTCAAG CTCAACCAGGTGTGCTTCGATGACGACGGCAGCAGTGCTCCTCAGGACAGACTGACACTGGCCCAGCTACAGAAACAGCTTCTAGAGGACTACG GAGAGTCCCACTTCTCAGCCATCCAGCAGCCGTTCCTGTACTTCCAGGTGCTGTTCCTCACGGCCCAGTTTGAGGCTGCTGTGGCCTTCCTGTTCCGGGTGGAGCGTCTACGCAGTCATGCTGTTCACGTGGCTCTGGTTCTCTACGAGCTAGGGCTGCTGCTCAAGTCATCTGGACAGAGTGCACAACTGT TGAGTCAGGAGGCTGGGGACCCCCCTATGGTCCAACGGCTCAACTTCATCCGTCTCCTCATGCTCTACACACGCAAGTTTGAGTCCACAGACCCCCGGGAAGCGCTACAGTACTTCTACTTCCTACG gaatgaaaaaaacagCCAAGGAGAAAACATGTTTATGTGCTGTGTTAGCGAGCTGGTGATTGAGAGTCGAGAGTTTGACATGCTTCTGGGAAGACTGGAAAAAGATGGCAGCAGGAAG CCTGGAGTGATTGATAAATTTGCCGGAGACACGCGAGCAATTATCACAAAAGTGGCGCTGGAGGCAGAGAACAAGGGCCTGTTTGAGGAAGCAGTCAAACTGTATGAGCTGACCAAG AATCCAGACAGGGTCCTGGAGCTGATGAACAGGCTGCTGAGTCCTGTTATTGCCCAAGTGGGCTCCACCCAGTCCAATAAGGAGAGACTGAAGAACACTGCTGTTGCCATCGCTGAGCG GTACCGGACCCAGGGTGTTGCTGGAGAGAAGTCTGTGGACAGCACCTTCTACCTGCTGCTGGACCTCATGACCTTCTTTGATGAGTACCATGTTGGTCACATAGACCAAGCCTACGAT GTTATGGAGAGACTGAAGCTGGTCCCTCTGAGTCAGGACAGTGTGGAGGAGAGGGTCGCTGCATTCCGTAATTTCAGTGATGAG GTCAGGCATAATTTGTCGGAGGTTCTCCTGGCCACCATGAACATCCTGTTCATGCAGTACAAACGTCTGAAGGGCGCCACAGCAGGAGCCCCTGGTCGACCACAGAGATCCATGGAGGACAGAGACTCG CAACTGCGCAGCCAGGCTCGAGCACTGATCACGTTTGCTGGGATTATCCCATACCGAATGGCAGGCGACACCAATGCCCGGCTGGTGCAGATGGAGGTCCTAATGAACTGA